From a region of the Mycobacterium sp. SMC-8 genome:
- a CDS encoding transglutaminase family protein yields MTAYPDGPTASARGRSYEITHRTQYRYSDVVTSSYGRGFLTPRDSARQRCLFHEVVLEPHAADSSTSRDGWGNVSSYFHVTQRHRVLTVTSRSVVEVDPPPPDLYNGPSARAPWEIARPVGPDGALATEFTLDLQPPEITEEIRAYAAPSFTAERPLIDVLRHLTERIHTDFTYRSGSTTVSTKVSEVLAAREGVCQDFARLAIACLRANGLAACYVSGYLATDPPPGKERMVGVDATHAWASVWTPQNVWLGLDPTNNQMVDERYVTVGYGRDYADIPPLRGIIYTDSENSAIDVSVDVAPYGGGVLHA; encoded by the coding sequence GTGACGGCGTACCCGGACGGGCCCACCGCTTCGGCCCGCGGCCGCAGCTACGAGATCACCCACCGCACCCAGTACCGCTACTCCGATGTGGTCACCAGCTCCTACGGGCGCGGGTTCCTGACACCGCGTGACTCGGCGCGCCAGCGGTGCCTGTTCCACGAAGTCGTGCTGGAACCGCACGCGGCCGACAGCTCCACCAGTCGCGACGGATGGGGCAATGTCAGCTCGTATTTCCATGTCACGCAACGGCATCGGGTGCTGACGGTGACCAGTCGCTCGGTGGTCGAGGTGGATCCGCCGCCGCCGGACCTCTACAACGGCCCCTCGGCGCGGGCGCCGTGGGAGATCGCGCGTCCGGTCGGCCCGGACGGGGCCCTGGCGACCGAGTTCACTCTCGACCTGCAGCCGCCGGAGATCACCGAGGAGATCCGCGCCTACGCCGCACCCAGTTTCACCGCGGAGCGGCCGCTGATCGACGTGCTGCGCCACCTCACCGAACGGATCCACACCGACTTCACCTACCGGTCGGGGTCGACGACGGTGTCGACCAAGGTGAGCGAGGTTTTGGCGGCGCGGGAAGGGGTATGTCAGGACTTCGCGCGGCTGGCGATCGCCTGCCTGCGTGCCAATGGTCTGGCCGCCTGCTATGTGTCGGGGTATCTGGCCACCGATCCTCCGCCCGGGAAGGAACGCATGGTGGGAGTCGACGCGACACACGCGTGGGCCTCGGTGTGGACGCCCCAGAATGTCTGGCTCGGGCTGGACCCGACCAACAACCAGATGGTCGACGAACGCTACGTCACGGTCGGCTACGGACGTGACTACGCCGACATTCCGCCGCTGCGCGGCATCATCTACACCGATTCGGAGAACAGCGCGATCGACGTGTCCGTCGACGTCGCGCCGTATGGAGGGGGAGTTCTGCATGCGTGA
- a CDS encoding putative zinc-binding metallopeptidase, translating to MRDFTCPNCGQRLAFENSVCLNCGSALGFSLDDMALLVIAPTEESEHAGAVDERQFQLCANLHLAECNWLVEKGPIAKLCVSCALTRTRPNDADTMALVAFANAERAKRRLIAELHELKLPIVGRDLDPEFGLAFDLLSSQFEKVFTGHENGVITLDLAEGDDVHREQLRISMDEPYRTLLGHFRHEIGHYYQYRLIGTSQDYLQRYHELFGDPNADYQAALDRHYSEGAPAGWEDDYVSSYATMHPAEDWAETFAHYLHIRDTLDTAAAFGFAPANATYDRRMLGPSGFDTLIDLWLPLSWALNMVNRSMGKQDLYPFVLPPPVLEKMRFIHTVIDEITSNPAKLAEVGAPVADQSQQMG from the coding sequence ATGCGTGACTTCACGTGCCCGAACTGTGGCCAGCGGTTGGCGTTCGAAAACTCGGTGTGTCTGAATTGCGGTAGCGCGCTGGGCTTTTCGCTGGACGACATGGCGCTGCTGGTGATCGCGCCGACCGAGGAGAGCGAGCACGCCGGTGCGGTCGACGAGAGGCAGTTCCAACTGTGCGCCAATCTGCATCTCGCCGAATGCAACTGGCTGGTGGAAAAGGGTCCGATCGCCAAGCTGTGCGTGTCGTGCGCGTTGACCAGAACGCGGCCCAACGACGCCGACACCATGGCGCTCGTTGCGTTCGCGAACGCGGAGCGGGCCAAACGCCGGCTCATCGCCGAGCTGCACGAACTCAAACTGCCGATCGTCGGCCGCGACCTGGATCCCGAGTTCGGACTGGCGTTCGACCTGCTCTCCAGTCAGTTCGAGAAGGTGTTCACCGGGCACGAGAACGGGGTCATCACACTCGATCTCGCCGAGGGTGACGACGTTCACCGCGAGCAGTTACGCATCTCGATGGACGAGCCGTACCGCACGCTGCTCGGTCACTTCCGCCACGAGATCGGCCACTACTACCAGTACCGGCTGATCGGGACGTCGCAGGACTACCTGCAGCGCTATCACGAGTTGTTCGGTGACCCCAACGCCGACTACCAGGCTGCACTGGACCGGCATTACAGCGAGGGCGCCCCGGCCGGCTGGGAGGACGATTACGTATCCTCCTACGCCACCATGCATCCCGCCGAGGACTGGGCCGAGACGTTCGCGCATTACCTCCACATCCGCGACACCCTGGACACCGCGGCGGCGTTCGGGTTCGCGCCGGCGAACGCCACCTACGACCGCAGAATGCTGGGGCCCAGCGGATTCGACACGCTGATCGACCTGTGGCTGCCGCTTTCCTGGGCGCTGAACATGGTGAACCGGTCGATGGGCAAACAGGACCTCTACCCGTTCGTGCTGCCACCGCCGGTGCTGGAGAAGATGCGGTTCATCCACACCGTGATCGACGAGATCACCTCGAACCCGGCCAAACTGGCCGAGGTGGGAGCGCCCGTCGCGGATCAGAGCCAGCAGATGGGCTGA
- a CDS encoding DUF3097 domain-containing protein, giving the protein MADRYGADILSNNPHQARKPRSREQPIEIGMVVEDAQTGFVGAVLRVEYGRMVLEDRNGRTKPFPVGPGYLIDGEPVILTPPKKAVPAAPTRTASGSVAVKGARAKVALASRIYVEGRHDAELVEQVWGEDLRIEGVVVEYLGGVDDLAAIVAEFRPGPGRRLGVLVDHLVTGTKEARIAEAVRRGPGGEHTLVVGHPFIDIWQAVKPVRLGIAEWPVIPRGQDWKHGVCAALGWKHRDQADIAAAWQKIRARVRDWTDLEPELIGRVEELIDFVTAPV; this is encoded by the coding sequence GTGGCTGATCGCTATGGCGCCGACATCCTGTCCAACAACCCGCACCAGGCCCGCAAGCCGCGCTCGCGGGAGCAGCCGATCGAGATCGGCATGGTCGTCGAGGACGCCCAGACCGGCTTCGTCGGTGCGGTGCTGCGCGTCGAATACGGCCGGATGGTGCTCGAAGACCGCAACGGCCGTACCAAACCGTTTCCGGTCGGTCCCGGTTATCTGATCGACGGTGAGCCCGTGATCCTGACCCCGCCGAAGAAAGCGGTGCCGGCCGCCCCGACGCGCACCGCGTCCGGCTCCGTCGCGGTCAAAGGGGCCCGCGCGAAGGTCGCGCTGGCCAGCCGTATCTACGTCGAGGGCCGCCATGACGCCGAGCTCGTCGAGCAGGTGTGGGGCGAAGATCTGCGGATCGAGGGGGTGGTCGTCGAGTACCTCGGCGGCGTGGACGATCTCGCCGCGATCGTCGCCGAATTCCGCCCGGGACCGGGACGCCGCCTCGGCGTGCTGGTCGACCACCTGGTGACCGGCACGAAGGAGGCCCGCATCGCCGAAGCGGTGCGGCGCGGCCCCGGCGGTGAGCACACCCTGGTGGTCGGGCACCCGTTCATCGACATCTGGCAGGCGGTCAAACCTGTCCGGCTCGGGATCGCCGAGTGGCCGGTGATCCCGAGAGGCCAGGACTGGAAACACGGCGTGTGCGCCGCGCTCGGCTGGAAGCACCGCGACCAGGCGGACATCGCCGCGGCCTGGCAGAAGATCCGGGCCCGGGTGCGGGACTGGACCGACCTCGAGCCCGAGCTGATCGGCCGTGTCGAGGAGCTCATCGACTTCGTCACCGCCCCCGTGTAA
- a CDS encoding replication-associated recombination protein A has protein sequence MSDSLFDDPGEAPAARPAAAGASTPLAVRMRPTSLDEVVGQGHLLTPNSPLRRLIEGSGAASVILYGPPGTGKTTLASMISQATGRRFEALSALAAGVKEVRAVIEEARVALLRGQPTVLFIDEVHRFSKTQQDALLAAVENRVVLLVAATTENPSFSVVAPLLSRSLILQLQPLTPADIDTVIRRAIEDSRGLDGKVKVTDEAVEQLVRLAAGDARRALTALEVAAETSAAGQGTVTVEVIEQSLDKAAVRYDRDGDQHYDVVSAFIKSVRGSDVDAALHYLARMLVAGEDPRFVARRLMILASEDIGMADPTALQIAVAAAQTVQLIGMPEAQLTLAHATVYLATAPKSNAVTTALGAAMADIRAGKAGLVPAHLRDGHYSGAQKLGNAVGYKYAHDSPDGVVPQQYPPDELIGVDYYRPTNRGVEREISTRVEKLRAIIRRRH, from the coding sequence GTGTCCGACAGCTTGTTCGACGACCCCGGCGAGGCGCCTGCCGCGCGCCCGGCGGCCGCGGGAGCCTCGACGCCCCTGGCCGTGCGGATGCGTCCGACCTCGCTCGACGAGGTCGTCGGGCAGGGGCATCTGCTCACACCGAACTCGCCGCTGCGCCGCCTGATCGAGGGCTCCGGCGCCGCGTCGGTGATCCTGTACGGGCCGCCGGGGACCGGGAAGACCACGCTGGCGTCGATGATCTCGCAGGCCACGGGCCGCCGGTTCGAGGCGTTGTCGGCGCTGGCCGCCGGTGTCAAAGAGGTGCGCGCGGTGATCGAGGAGGCCCGCGTCGCGCTTCTCCGGGGGCAGCCGACCGTGCTGTTCATCGACGAGGTGCATCGGTTCTCCAAGACCCAGCAGGACGCGCTGCTGGCCGCGGTCGAGAACCGGGTGGTGCTGCTCGTCGCGGCGACCACGGAGAACCCGTCGTTCTCCGTCGTCGCGCCGCTGCTGAGCCGTTCGCTGATCCTGCAGTTGCAGCCACTGACGCCGGCCGACATCGACACGGTGATCCGGCGGGCCATCGAGGATTCGCGCGGGCTGGACGGAAAGGTGAAGGTCACCGACGAGGCCGTCGAGCAGCTGGTCCGGCTCGCAGCCGGCGACGCCCGGCGGGCGCTGACCGCGCTGGAGGTGGCGGCCGAGACGTCCGCGGCCGGCCAGGGAACTGTGACGGTCGAGGTCATCGAGCAGTCCCTGGACAAGGCGGCCGTGCGCTACGACCGGGACGGCGATCAGCACTACGACGTCGTCAGCGCGTTCATCAAGTCCGTCCGCGGCTCCGACGTCGACGCCGCCCTGCACTACCTGGCCCGGATGCTGGTGGCCGGCGAGGACCCGCGTTTCGTCGCGCGCCGGCTGATGATCCTTGCCAGCGAGGACATCGGAATGGCCGATCCGACCGCGTTGCAGATCGCGGTCGCGGCGGCGCAGACCGTCCAGCTGATCGGTATGCCGGAGGCGCAGCTGACGCTGGCCCACGCGACGGTGTATTTGGCGACCGCACCCAAATCCAACGCCGTCACCACCGCGCTCGGCGCCGCGATGGCCGACATCCGCGCGGGTAAGGCCGGACTGGTTCCGGCGCACCTGCGCGACGGTCACTACTCGGGCGCTCAGAAGCTGGGTAACGCGGTCGGCTACAAGTACGCCCATGACAGTCCCGACGGGGTTGTGCCGCAGCAGTATCCGCCTGACGAGCTGATCGGGGTCGACTATTACCGGCCCACGAACCGTGGAGTGGAAAGGGAGATCTCGACCCGGGTGGAGAAGCTGCGGGCGATCATCCGCCGTCGACACTGA
- a CDS encoding GlsB/YeaQ/YmgE family stress response membrane protein has translation MTITGIISAILIGIVVGVLGRLVLPGKQPIGMLVTILVGIVSALIGTAVARAIGIPTATSGVDWLELLVQVVVAALGVALVAALMGRRRTGITGGRRSGMMR, from the coding sequence ATGACCATCACCGGCATCATCAGCGCCATCCTCATCGGCATCGTCGTCGGCGTGCTCGGTCGGCTCGTACTGCCCGGCAAGCAGCCCATCGGCATGCTTGTCACCATCCTGGTCGGCATCGTATCGGCCCTCATCGGCACCGCGGTCGCCCGCGCCATCGGGATTCCGACGGCCACCAGCGGTGTCGACTGGCTCGAACTGCTCGTCCAGGTCGTCGTCGCAGCTCTGGGTGTGGCGCTGGTCGCCGCGCTCATGGGCCGCCGTCGCACCGGCATCACCGGTGGCCGCCGCTCGGGGATGATGCGGTAG
- a CDS encoding secondary thiamine-phosphate synthase enzyme YjbQ, producing MLDVDTSRRRIVDLTSEVRTFCAGRQDGLCNVFVPHATAGLALIETGSGSDADLLDALERLLPRDDRYRHAHGSPGHGADHVLPGLVSPSVTVPVAGGRPLLGTWQSIVLVDLNRDNPSRSVRLSFVSG from the coding sequence CTGCTCGACGTCGACACCTCTCGCCGCCGCATCGTCGACCTCACCTCGGAGGTGCGGACCTTCTGTGCGGGCCGCCAGGACGGGCTGTGCAACGTGTTCGTCCCGCACGCGACGGCCGGCCTTGCGCTCATCGAGACCGGCTCCGGATCGGATGCGGACCTGCTCGACGCGCTGGAACGCCTGCTGCCGCGCGACGACCGGTACCGGCACGCGCACGGGTCACCCGGCCATGGCGCCGACCACGTGTTGCCGGGGCTGGTGTCGCCGTCTGTGACGGTGCCGGTGGCCGGTGGCCGGCCGTTGCTGGGCACCTGGCAGAGCATCGTGCTGGTGGACCTGAACAGGGACAATCCGAGCCGCTCGGTCCGGCTGAGCTTCGTGTCGGGCTGA
- the alaS gene encoding alanine--tRNA ligase, protein MQTHEIRKRFLDHFVKAGHTEVPSASVILDDPNLLFVNAGMVQFVPYFLGQRTPPWDRATSIQKCIRTPDIDEVGVTTRHNTFFQMAGNFSFGDYFKKGAIEFAWTLLTNPVEQGGYGFDPERLWATVYLDDDEAVGYWQEVAGLPAERIQRRGMADNYWSMGIPGPCGPSSEIYYDRGPEYGIEGGPEANEDRYIEIWNLVFMQNERGEGTSKEDFEILGPLPRQNIDTGMGIERVACLLQGVDNVYETDLLRPVIDLVAGLAPRGYGQGVHDDDVRYRIIADHSRTAAIIIGDGVSPGNEGRGYVLRRLLRRIIRAAKLLGVEQPVMAELMATVRDAMSPSYPELATDFERIQRIAVAEETAFNRTLASGSRLFDEAARATKASGARKLSGRDAFTLHDTYGFPIELTLEMAAEADLSVDEEGFRGLMAEQRARAKADAAARKQAHTDLSAYRELVDAGPTEFTGFDELTSEARVLGIFVDGKRVPVVTHTGREGAQERVELILDRTPFYAESGGQIADEGAIAGTGASQTAKAAVTDVQKIAKTLWAHRVNVESGEFVEGDTIVAAVDPRWRHGATQGHSGTHMVHAALRQVLGPNAVQAGSLNRPGYLRFDFNWQGALTDAQSAQIEEVTNEAVEADFEVHSFTTELEKAKSMGAMALFGENYPDEVRVVEIGGPFSLELCGGTHVRSSAQIGPVTILGESSVGSGVRRVEAYVGLDSFRHLAKERALMAGLASSLKVPSEEVPDRVATLVERLRAAEKELDRLRLANARSAAVNAAAGAEQIGGVKLVAQRMAGGISGGDLRSLVGDIRGKLGGDAAVITLIAEGENETVPFVVAVNPAAQDKGLRADELVKVIAGVVDGRGGGKAELAQGSGKGAAGIDAALAAIRAEIGRS, encoded by the coding sequence GTGCAGACACACGAGATCAGGAAGCGGTTCCTTGATCATTTCGTGAAGGCGGGCCATACCGAGGTGCCCAGCGCTTCGGTGATCCTCGACGATCCGAACCTGTTGTTCGTCAACGCCGGCATGGTGCAGTTCGTGCCGTACTTCCTCGGTCAGCGCACTCCGCCGTGGGACCGCGCCACCAGCATCCAGAAGTGCATCAGAACGCCGGACATCGACGAGGTGGGTGTCACCACTCGGCACAACACCTTCTTCCAGATGGCCGGGAATTTCAGCTTCGGCGACTACTTCAAGAAGGGCGCCATCGAGTTCGCCTGGACTCTGCTGACCAACCCGGTCGAGCAGGGTGGGTACGGCTTCGACCCCGAACGGCTCTGGGCCACCGTGTATCTGGATGACGACGAGGCGGTCGGGTATTGGCAGGAGGTGGCCGGCCTGCCTGCCGAACGCATCCAGCGCCGCGGCATGGCCGACAACTACTGGTCGATGGGCATACCCGGACCGTGCGGACCGTCATCGGAGATCTACTACGACCGTGGCCCCGAGTACGGCATCGAAGGCGGACCCGAGGCCAACGAGGACCGCTACATCGAGATCTGGAATCTCGTGTTCATGCAGAACGAGCGCGGTGAGGGCACCTCGAAGGAGGACTTCGAGATCCTCGGGCCGCTGCCGCGGCAGAACATCGACACCGGCATGGGCATCGAGCGGGTGGCGTGCCTGCTCCAAGGCGTGGACAACGTCTACGAGACCGACCTGCTGCGCCCGGTCATCGACCTGGTCGCCGGTCTGGCGCCGCGCGGATACGGCCAGGGCGTCCATGACGACGACGTCCGCTACCGGATCATCGCCGACCACAGCCGCACCGCCGCGATCATCATCGGCGACGGCGTCAGCCCGGGCAACGAGGGTCGCGGCTACGTGCTGCGCCGGTTGTTGCGCCGCATCATCCGTGCCGCCAAGCTGCTCGGCGTCGAGCAGCCGGTCATGGCCGAGCTGATGGCCACCGTCCGCGACGCGATGAGCCCCTCGTACCCGGAACTGGCCACGGACTTCGAGCGCATCCAGCGCATCGCGGTCGCCGAAGAGACGGCCTTCAACCGCACGCTGGCGTCCGGGTCGAGGCTGTTCGACGAGGCGGCCCGCGCCACGAAGGCATCGGGGGCCCGGAAGCTGTCCGGGCGCGACGCGTTCACCCTGCACGACACCTACGGCTTCCCGATCGAACTCACCTTGGAGATGGCCGCCGAGGCCGACCTGAGTGTCGACGAAGAGGGTTTCCGCGGCCTGATGGCCGAGCAACGGGCCCGGGCCAAAGCCGATGCGGCGGCGCGCAAGCAGGCGCACACCGACCTGTCGGCCTACCGCGAACTCGTCGACGCCGGCCCCACCGAGTTCACCGGCTTCGACGAATTGACTAGCGAGGCAAGGGTTCTCGGGATCTTCGTGGACGGCAAACGGGTGCCCGTGGTGACGCACACCGGCCGCGAGGGCGCGCAGGAGCGAGTCGAGCTGATCCTCGACCGCACCCCGTTCTACGCCGAATCCGGCGGACAGATCGCCGACGAGGGCGCCATCGCCGGCACCGGCGCCTCGCAGACGGCGAAGGCCGCCGTCACCGATGTCCAGAAGATCGCCAAAACGCTGTGGGCGCACCGCGTGAACGTGGAGTCCGGCGAGTTCGTCGAGGGCGACACGATCGTCGCGGCGGTCGACCCGCGCTGGCGGCATGGCGCCACACAGGGCCATTCGGGTACCCATATGGTGCACGCCGCACTGCGACAGGTGTTGGGGCCCAACGCCGTTCAGGCCGGTTCGCTGAACCGGCCGGGATACCTGCGGTTCGACTTCAACTGGCAGGGCGCATTGACGGACGCGCAAAGCGCACAAATCGAAGAAGTCACCAACGAGGCGGTCGAGGCCGACTTCGAGGTGCACAGCTTCACCACCGAACTGGAGAAGGCCAAGTCGATGGGTGCCATGGCGCTCTTCGGCGAGAACTATCCCGACGAGGTGCGTGTGGTCGAGATCGGCGGGCCGTTCTCGCTGGAACTCTGCGGCGGCACCCACGTGCGCAGCTCGGCGCAGATCGGCCCGGTGACGATCCTCGGTGAGTCCTCGGTCGGTTCCGGGGTGCGCCGGGTGGAGGCCTATGTGGGGCTGGACTCGTTCCGTCACCTCGCCAAGGAGCGCGCGTTGATGGCCGGCCTGGCGTCGTCACTGAAGGTGCCCTCCGAGGAGGTGCCCGACCGCGTCGCCACGCTGGTGGAGCGGCTGCGCGCCGCCGAGAAGGAGCTCGACCGGCTGCGGTTGGCCAACGCGCGCTCGGCCGCGGTCAACGCCGCTGCCGGGGCCGAGCAGATCGGCGGCGTGAAACTGGTGGCGCAGCGGATGGCCGGCGGGATCTCCGGCGGCGACCTCCGCTCCCTGGTCGGCGACATCCGCGGCAAGCTGGGCGGCGACGCCGCGGTGATCACGCTGATCGCCGAGGGGGAGAACGAAACGGTGCCGTTCGTGGTGGCGGTCAACCCCGCGGCCCAGGACAAGGGGCTGCGCGCCGACGAGCTGGTCAAGGTCATCGCGGGCGTGGTCGACGGCCGCGGCGGCGGCAAGGCCGAACTGGCCCAGGGCTCCGGTAAGGGGGCGGCGGGCATCGACGCGGCGCTGGCGGCGATTCGCGCGGAGATCGGCCGGAGCTGA
- the ruvX gene encoding Holliday junction resolvase RuvX produces the protein MPDTDSTSRTPDRPGDPSTAADPGRGRRLGIDVGTVRIGVAVSDPDAILATPVETVPRDKRGTRHLRRLAALVDEYQIVEVVVGLPRTLADRAGSSAQDAVAVADALAGRVVPVPVRLSDERFTTVTAQRALREAGVRARGQRSVIDQAAAVGILQNWLDQRRAALPAHGEVSDD, from the coding sequence GTGCCCGACACCGACTCGACCAGCCGCACGCCCGACCGGCCGGGGGATCCGAGCACTGCTGCGGATCCGGGGCGGGGGCGTCGGCTCGGGATCGACGTCGGCACGGTCCGGATCGGGGTCGCGGTCAGCGACCCGGACGCGATCCTGGCCACACCCGTCGAGACCGTTCCCCGCGACAAGCGCGGCACCCGGCATCTGCGCCGGTTGGCGGCGCTGGTCGACGAGTATCAGATCGTCGAGGTCGTTGTCGGTCTGCCGCGCACGCTGGCCGACCGGGCCGGTTCCTCGGCGCAGGACGCCGTGGCGGTCGCCGACGCGCTGGCCGGGCGTGTCGTGCCGGTCCCGGTGCGGCTGAGCGACGAGCGTTTCACAACGGTGACGGCGCAGCGTGCCCTGCGGGAGGCAGGTGTTCGTGCCCGCGGCCAGCGATCGGTGATCGATCAGGCCGCGGCGGTGGGGATCCTTCAGAACTGGCTGGACCAGCGGCGGGCAGCGTTGCCTGCACACGGAGAGGTCTCGGATGACTGA
- the mltG gene encoding endolytic transglycosylase MltG, with translation MTDDWRSDRAEPLAVGPPRQRMTRRERARQERLKRRRRVAVVSALTMLVLIVVAAVFLGSRMWHSMFGGAGDDFAGGGVNDVVIEVHDGDSTTAIGQTLHDNNVVANVKVFVEAADGNAAISAIQPGFYKVRTEIPAADAVARLADPGNRVGKLVIPEGRQLDDVRDVKTNAVTEGILTLIAKASCVNLDGDRRCVSADELKNVAGGAGPTELGVPQWATRVVDALGSDHRRLEGLIAPGSWNIDPSAQPQDILATLITASTAQYEAGGLLDAAAAANLSPYEVLTVGSLVQREATPEDFSKVARVIYNRLDVNRTLEFDSTVNYPLDRIEVATTDADRAQATDWNTYVRPGLPATPICSPGLPALQAAERPEPGDWLYFVTVDMRGTTLFTREYEQHLANIEIAQRNGVLDSAR, from the coding sequence ATGACTGACGACTGGCGGAGTGATCGAGCCGAGCCGCTGGCGGTGGGACCGCCCCGGCAGCGGATGACGCGGCGAGAACGGGCCCGTCAGGAGCGCCTCAAGCGCAGGCGGCGGGTGGCCGTCGTCTCCGCGCTGACGATGCTCGTGCTCATCGTGGTCGCCGCAGTGTTCCTCGGCTCGCGGATGTGGCACTCGATGTTCGGCGGCGCCGGCGACGACTTCGCCGGGGGCGGCGTCAACGACGTCGTCATCGAGGTGCACGACGGAGACTCCACCACCGCGATCGGGCAGACGCTGCATGACAACAACGTCGTGGCCAACGTGAAGGTCTTCGTCGAGGCCGCCGACGGGAACGCGGCGATCTCGGCGATCCAGCCCGGGTTCTACAAGGTGCGCACCGAGATACCGGCCGCCGACGCCGTGGCGCGGCTGGCCGACCCGGGCAACCGCGTCGGCAAGCTGGTGATCCCGGAGGGCCGTCAGCTCGACGACGTGCGCGACGTGAAGACCAACGCGGTCACCGAAGGCATCCTCACGCTGATCGCCAAGGCGTCCTGCGTGAACCTCGACGGCGACCGCCGCTGCGTGTCCGCCGACGAACTGAAGAACGTCGCCGGCGGCGCCGGCCCCACCGAACTCGGGGTGCCGCAGTGGGCGACCCGTGTCGTCGACGCGCTCGGCTCGGATCACCGCAGGCTGGAAGGCCTGATCGCGCCCGGTTCCTGGAACATCGATCCGTCGGCGCAGCCGCAGGACATCCTGGCGACGCTGATCACGGCGAGCACCGCCCAGTACGAGGCGGGCGGTCTTCTCGACGCCGCCGCCGCGGCGAACCTGTCGCCCTATGAGGTGCTGACGGTCGGTTCGCTGGTGCAGCGGGAGGCCACCCCGGAGGACTTCTCCAAGGTGGCGCGGGTGATCTACAACCGGCTCGACGTGAACCGCACACTGGAGTTCGACTCCACGGTGAACTATCCGCTGGACCGCATCGAGGTCGCCACCACCGACGCCGACCGTGCCCAGGCCACCGACTGGAACACCTATGTGCGGCCCGGTCTGCCGGCCACCCCGATCTGCTCGCCCGGTCTACCTGCGCTGCAGGCCGCCGAGCGGCCCGAGCCGGGGGACTGGCTGTACTTCGTAACCGTCGACATGCGCGGCACCACGCTGTTCACCCGTGAGTACGAGCAGCACCTGGCCAACATCGAGATCGCGCAGCGCAACGGCGTCCTCGACTCGGCAAGGTGA
- a CDS encoding shikimate dehydrogenase, with protein MSGARRAAVLGSPIAHSRSPQLHLAAYRALGLTDWTYDRIECTGEQLPALVAGFGPDWVGVSVTMPGKFAALRFADHASDRARLVGSANTLVRTADGWRADNTDVDGVVGALTGVDVPDRAMVIGSGGTAPAAVVGLVTLGARSVSVVARNAEKAAALVELAQRCGASAEWVDLDRHLLSGAVPGVEVVVNTVPADAVAPYAEAFATAPVLLDAIYDPWPTPLAAAVQAAGGQIIGGLEMLLNQAFTQVEQFTGLPAPKEAMRAALSRP; from the coding sequence GTGAGCGGTGCCCGACGTGCGGCCGTGCTCGGGTCGCCCATCGCGCATTCGCGTTCCCCGCAGCTGCATCTGGCGGCCTACCGTGCGCTGGGCCTGACAGACTGGACCTACGACCGCATCGAGTGCACGGGCGAGCAACTGCCCGCTCTGGTGGCCGGGTTCGGCCCCGACTGGGTCGGGGTGTCGGTGACGATGCCCGGCAAGTTCGCGGCGCTGCGCTTCGCCGATCACGCTTCCGACCGGGCCAGGCTCGTCGGCTCGGCGAACACGCTGGTGCGCACCGCGGACGGCTGGCGTGCCGACAACACCGACGTGGACGGGGTGGTCGGCGCGCTGACCGGTGTCGACGTCCCGGATCGCGCGATGGTGATCGGCTCGGGCGGCACCGCCCCCGCGGCGGTCGTCGGGCTCGTGACGCTGGGCGCCCGGTCGGTGTCGGTGGTGGCGCGCAACGCCGAGAAGGCCGCCGCGCTGGTCGAACTCGCGCAGCGCTGCGGTGCGAGCGCCGAGTGGGTCGACCTGGACCGCCACCTGCTCAGCGGCGCGGTGCCCGGAGTCGAGGTGGTGGTGAACACGGTGCCGGCCGACGCGGTCGCGCCGTACGCCGAAGCGTTCGCGACCGCACCCGTGCTGCTGGACGCGATCTATGACCCGTGGCCCACCCCGCTGGCGGCGGCCGTGCAGGCCGCGGGCGGGCAGATCATCGGCGGACTGGAGATGCTGCTGAACCAGGCCTTCACCCAGGTGGAGCAGTTCACGGGTCTGCCGGCTCCTAAAGAGGCGATGAGAGCGGCGCTTTCCCGGCCCTAG
- a CDS encoding A24 family peptidase: MGELWSTAAAVAVSVWLIALSAFDFRYHRLPNLLTVPGAAVILVAAVVTGHGAAATLGAAALFSVYAGVHLVAPAAMGAGDVKLAAGLGALTGAFGADVWVLAAVGASLLTAMAAMCLRLAGSAPTVPHGPSMCLATGAVLTVALHTPGI; the protein is encoded by the coding sequence ATGGGGGAGTTGTGGTCGACGGCCGCCGCGGTGGCGGTATCGGTCTGGCTGATTGCGCTGAGCGCGTTCGACTTTCGATATCACCGCTTGCCGAACCTGCTGACCGTTCCGGGGGCCGCGGTGATCCTGGTGGCGGCGGTGGTGACCGGACACGGTGCGGCCGCGACGCTCGGTGCGGCCGCGCTGTTCAGCGTCTACGCGGGCGTGCACCTGGTCGCGCCTGCGGCCATGGGCGCCGGGGACGTCAAGCTCGCGGCCGGCCTGGGCGCACTGACCGGCGCGTTCGGCGCCGACGTGTGGGTGCTGGCCGCCGTCGGCGCGTCACTGCTGACCGCGATGGCGGCGATGTGTCTGCGGCTGGCGGGTAGTGCGCCCACGGTGCCGCACGGGCCATCGATGTGCCTGGCCACCGGGGCAGTGCTGACCGTCGCTTTACATACCCCGGGTATATGA